The following coding sequences are from one Gemmatimonadales bacterium window:
- a CDS encoding type I restriction endonuclease subunit R, with the protein MTNHGVTELVVEQAALAWFEATGWQIGHGPEIAPDITTGERAGFDEVMLGQRLRDALARLNPELRPEALEDTVRKLRRLDGANLVQRNRSLHRLLVDGAAVEYRDAEGAIRGAQARIIDFDNPANNDWLAVNQFAVVENKRSRRPDVVLFVNGLPLALLELKNAANENATAAAAFQQLQTYKAEIPSLFAFNVVLIASDGIEARVGTLTAGREWFKPWRTISGEVLADKMLPEVQVVIEGLLAPRRFLDLIRDFVVFENDGSGRIVKKMAGYHQFHAVQVAVRETLRAAELVELGRLSDNIGRYESGLKPGGDRGDRRVGVVWHTQGSGKSLTMAFYAGRIIREPAMGNPTLVVLTDRNDLDDQLFETFSHCQDLLRQPPVQAESRAHLRELLAVQSGGVVFTTIHKFFPEEKGDRHPTLSDRRNVVVIADEAHRSQYDFIDGYARHMRDALPNASFIGFTGTPIELQDANTRAVFGDYISIYDIQRAVEDGATVPIYYESRLAKLKLDEQERPTIDPDFEEATEGEEVDRKEKLKTKWAQLEAVVGSEKRIAIVARDIVEHFEKRLEVMDGKAMVVCMSRRICIALHDEIVKLRPEWARDEDDRGAVKVVMTGSASDPAEWQRHIRNKPRREALAKRFRSATDPLRLVLVRDMWLTGFDAPSMHTMYLDKPMRGHGLMQAIARVNRVFKDKPGGLVVDYLGLAHELRQALATYTESGGTGQTALDQDEAVAVMLEKYEICSGLFHGFDWSKWTTGTPQERLGLLPAGQEHILAQEDGKDRCVRAVRELSQAFALAVPHREALRVRDDVAFFQAVQAVLAKRAPGDARPEEDLDQAVRQIISRAVAPEGVIDIFAAAGLEKPDISILSDQFLAEVRGMPQRNLAVELLRKLLLGEVRGRRRKNVVQARSFAEMLEQTVRKYQNRAIEAAQVIEELIQLAKEMREANARGEQLGLTEDELAFYDALETNDSAVKVLGDDTLRGIARELVETVRKNVTIDWTLRENVRAQLRVLVKRILRKYGYPPDLQEKATQTVLEQAALLSAEWAAA; encoded by the coding sequence GTGACAAACCACGGCGTCACCGAACTTGTCGTCGAACAGGCCGCCCTCGCCTGGTTCGAAGCAACCGGCTGGCAGATTGGCCATGGGCCTGAGATCGCGCCCGACATCACGACGGGGGAGCGTGCGGGGTTTGACGAAGTCATGCTGGGCCAGCGATTACGCGATGCGCTAGCACGCCTGAATCCTGAGCTGCGCCCTGAGGCACTCGAGGACACCGTCCGCAAGTTGCGGCGGCTTGACGGTGCCAATCTTGTCCAGCGCAACCGATCGCTCCACAGGCTGCTGGTGGACGGGGCTGCGGTGGAGTACCGGGATGCTGAAGGCGCGATCCGTGGTGCCCAGGCGCGAATCATCGACTTCGACAACCCCGCAAACAACGACTGGCTGGCCGTCAACCAATTCGCCGTTGTCGAGAACAAGCGCAGCAGGCGACCAGACGTGGTGCTGTTCGTCAATGGGCTGCCCCTAGCACTGCTCGAACTCAAGAACGCTGCCAACGAGAACGCCACGGCAGCCGCAGCCTTCCAGCAGCTCCAGACCTACAAGGCCGAAATTCCGAGCCTGTTTGCGTTCAATGTTGTTCTGATTGCGTCCGATGGCATCGAAGCTCGTGTGGGCACACTTACCGCCGGGCGGGAGTGGTTCAAGCCGTGGCGTACGATTTCTGGCGAAGTCCTCGCCGACAAGATGCTGCCTGAGGTTCAGGTCGTCATCGAGGGGCTTCTGGCGCCGAGGCGGTTCCTCGATCTGATCCGCGACTTCGTCGTCTTCGAGAACGACGGCAGCGGCCGGATCGTTAAGAAGATGGCAGGCTACCACCAGTTCCACGCTGTGCAGGTAGCGGTCCGCGAGACGCTGCGCGCTGCCGAGCTGGTGGAGTTGGGGCGATTATCGGACAACATTGGGCGCTACGAATCGGGCCTCAAGCCAGGCGGCGACCGCGGCGATCGTCGTGTCGGTGTCGTGTGGCACACGCAGGGTTCGGGGAAGAGCCTGACGATGGCCTTCTACGCCGGGCGGATCATCCGAGAACCGGCGATGGGCAACCCGACCCTGGTCGTGCTGACCGACCGGAACGATCTCGATGACCAGCTCTTCGAAACCTTCTCCCACTGCCAGGATCTGCTTCGTCAGCCGCCGGTACAAGCCGAGAGTCGTGCGCACCTGCGCGAGCTGCTGGCCGTCCAATCGGGTGGCGTGGTGTTTACGACGATCCACAAGTTCTTTCCCGAGGAGAAGGGCGACCGTCACCCGACGCTCTCCGACCGCCGCAATGTCGTGGTGATTGCCGACGAGGCGCACCGCAGTCAGTACGATTTCATCGACGGCTACGCGCGCCACATGCGCGATGCGCTACCGAACGCCTCGTTCATCGGCTTCACCGGCACGCCGATCGAGCTGCAGGATGCCAACACCCGCGCCGTGTTCGGCGACTACATCAGCATCTACGACATTCAGCGTGCCGTCGAGGACGGCGCGACGGTGCCGATCTATTACGAGAGCCGGCTTGCCAAACTGAAGCTCGATGAGCAGGAACGTCCGACCATTGATCCCGACTTCGAGGAAGCGACCGAAGGCGAGGAGGTCGACCGCAAGGAGAAACTCAAGACTAAGTGGGCGCAGCTCGAGGCGGTGGTGGGTTCCGAGAAGCGGATCGCGATCGTGGCGCGCGATATCGTCGAGCATTTCGAGAAGCGGCTCGAGGTCATGGACGGCAAGGCGATGGTTGTCTGCATGAGCCGCCGGATCTGTATTGCCCTCCACGATGAGATCGTGAAGCTCCGACCGGAGTGGGCCCGTGACGAGGACGATCGCGGCGCGGTCAAAGTCGTGATGACCGGTTCGGCTTCGGACCCCGCCGAATGGCAGCGTCACATTCGTAACAAGCCTCGGCGTGAGGCGCTGGCGAAGCGCTTCCGAAGCGCGACCGATCCGCTTCGGCTCGTCCTGGTGCGCGACATGTGGCTCACCGGGTTCGATGCGCCGAGCATGCATACGATGTACCTGGATAAGCCGATGCGCGGGCACGGCCTGATGCAGGCGATTGCCCGGGTCAATCGGGTTTTCAAAGACAAGCCGGGCGGCCTCGTGGTCGACTACCTGGGCTTGGCGCACGAGCTGAGGCAGGCGCTTGCCACGTACACGGAGAGCGGCGGCACGGGACAGACCGCGCTCGATCAGGACGAGGCCGTGGCCGTGATGCTCGAGAAGTACGAGATCTGTAGCGGGCTGTTCCACGGGTTCGACTGGTCGAAGTGGACGACGGGCACACCGCAGGAGCGGCTCGGCCTGCTGCCGGCAGGTCAGGAGCACATCCTCGCCCAGGAGGACGGCAAGGATCGGTGTGTCCGGGCGGTTCGCGAACTCTCCCAGGCTTTCGCGCTGGCCGTGCCGCATCGGGAGGCGCTCCGGGTTCGGGATGATGTCGCGTTCTTCCAGGCGGTGCAGGCGGTGCTCGCGAAGCGGGCGCCCGGTGATGCTCGACCCGAGGAGGATCTCGACCAGGCGGTACGGCAGATCATCTCGCGCGCGGTGGCACCGGAGGGCGTGATCGACATCTTCGCGGCGGCGGGGCTTGAGAAGCCGGACATCTCGATCTTGTCGGATCAGTTCCTCGCCGAGGTGCGCGGCATGCCCCAGCGTAACCTGGCGGTGGAGCTGTTGCGGAAGCTGCTTCTGGGTGAAGTGCGCGGCCGGCGGCGCAAGAACGTGGTGCAGGCGCGCTCGTTCGCCGAGATGCTGGAGCAGACGGTTAGGAAATATCAGAATCGGGCTATCGAGGCAGCGCAGGTTATCGAGGAGCTGATCCAGCTCGCCAAGGAGATGCGCGAAGCCAATGCGCGCGGGGAGCAGTTGGGCCTGACCGAGGATGAACTGGCATTCTACGACGCGCTGGAGACGAATGACAGCGCCGTAAAGGTGCTTGGGGATGACACGCTACGCGGGATCGCACGTGAGTTAGTTGAGACAGTGCGAAAGAATGTGACGATCGACTGGACACTGCGTGAGAACGTGCGGGCGCAGCTGCGGGTGTTGGTGAAGCGGATTCTTCGGAAGTACGGCTATCCACCGGACCTGCAGGAGAAGGCAACGCAGACGGTCCTAGAACAAGCGGCATTGCTGTCCGCCGAGTGGGCAGCAGCATAG
- a CDS encoding abortive infection family protein: MASASAERGRAAVAHTSPFVMHGARDAVACGLVHIEQQVYALELAVAENPGLAFDLAKTLVESVCRAVLGERSIVFDDADDLPKLFKAASNHLPFLPASASDAVETRRSLAQTLNGLSSAVQGICELRNQCGFASHGAGTPRPLMESIQALLAAEAADTIVGFLHRVHRQDRLPPPSARALYNENEAFNESVDGTYGPIQILEIEFRASEILFEMEPESYRIYATGFDELGADSDTPVEAEE, translated from the coding sequence ATGGCTAGCGCCAGCGCGGAACGGGGACGGGCCGCCGTGGCCCACACTTCGCCGTTTGTCATGCACGGGGCCCGTGATGCGGTAGCTTGTGGCTTGGTGCACATCGAACAACAGGTCTATGCGCTCGAACTGGCGGTAGCAGAGAACCCCGGACTCGCTTTCGATCTTGCCAAGACACTGGTAGAAAGCGTCTGCCGAGCGGTATTGGGCGAGCGGTCGATTGTGTTCGACGATGCGGATGACCTGCCCAAGCTATTTAAGGCGGCATCGAATCACCTTCCGTTTCTACCAGCATCTGCGAGCGATGCTGTCGAGACCCGAAGAAGTCTTGCACAGACTCTGAATGGCTTGAGTTCAGCGGTTCAGGGCATCTGCGAGCTGCGGAATCAGTGCGGTTTTGCGTCCCATGGGGCGGGCACTCCGCGTCCGTTGATGGAGTCGATACAAGCCCTGCTCGCCGCCGAGGCCGCAGATACGATTGTGGGCTTTCTGCACCGCGTCCACCGTCAGGATCGGCTGCCCCCGCCTTCCGCGCGAGCGTTGTATAACGAGAACGAAGCCTTCAACGAATCGGTCGATGGGACTTACGGCCCCATCCAGATTCTCGAGATCGAGTTCAGGGCCAGCGAAATCCTGTTTGAGATGGAGCCCGAGAGCTATCGAATCTACGCGACCGGGTTTGACGAGCTGGGGGCCGATTCAGATACGCCCGTGGAGGCTGAAGAGTGA